The genomic segment TGTCTTCAAGCTTAAAACAAAACAGGTATTCAAATTCAAGGCAATGTGATTATTAATAAAGCATACCAGCACTGAGTGTGACATTGCTCTGTGAAAAgtatcttaaaaaaaaattgaacgcTCAAATCTTGAAACAACCATAACCAGGTTTAAGTACATGTATATTCTCACATTTTGAATAGGCTGAATGATAGACACCAGACTGTAGATTTATAATAAGACGACAGTGCTTGATTGAGCCATCATGCTGATTCTCCTCTATCTTTTTGGGATATGTATCAAAGCCTAGCCCAGTAACAGAAGTATATGGAACTGTATTACCTTATTGCTGAAACTTTGTAGAGGAGGTTCATCATATGTCATATTAGATTGAGGGTAGAAAGCATCAGGATACATTTCAATATGATGTCGAATATATCTAGAAATGATTATAAAAGTATTATTGACTAAATATGCACAAGCGTTGTATTTGTAAAGAATTCCGAAAGtcatttgaaaattgttttcgGACAAATGTTAGCACATACTTTTTGCTACTTACTCATAGCGAGCATTCAAAGCCTAGAAAATGCATCTGTTTTAACGGTACTTTGTTTGTCAAGCATATAGCCAAACGGACTTTCCACCAGTACTATTTCTGCCTTTAATTGAAAACTTGCAACATTGCTCCAAGAAAACTTTCATAAAAGCATTCAATAAAATGCCACATATACAGAAAATcggaaattatttgaatttcatCAAAACCAAATTGTGTCAATGGAATATTTACATTGTATGGTTTCCTCcacccaccatcaagtctatgcatctgaaacaaatgactggctaactGACCTCgccatggactggtaacaggacaATAGGCCGTGGTAAGTCATATGATTAaccggggctcccgaagtatgcgaaccaagatggcggacatcagaatgtaatatgtgtactaggttagggttaggccataattttaggtataaatactacgggaggctcttggctagtcttcgaactgataataggactaaaataaggaaaattagaaaaaaattatggccttaccctaacctgttacgttccgatgtccgccatcttggttcgcatacttcgggagcaccgattaACCTTATCGTCTTTCACCTGTCCCAACAAGGTCAAATGATATCTTATCTAGAGCTCGGCCGATATATCGgaccgatattgcgtgtttgtcGATATATCACATCGGCCGTAAACcgccgatatatatcggccataCTCGGCAACCGCGGGCTGGGTGCTGCAACGGCTCTCGCCCCTGGTAACTGGTTTCCCAATATTTCTCTCGCTTTCATTTTGCGTTATAAAGGTGTCTCTCCTAATTCCCGGTGTCttatgattagccatttcatgcatggtcataactGAATAATTATTATCTGGAGTAACAATGACGTTTTATAaagtgacgtttttgagagagtaTACAATGAGAAAAAGGCAACATTAAACGGTGGTTCTATAAATAGTATCGATTGGAAGTTGGTGAGTTTGTAATCACAGAAACTTGGTACAGGTAGCTGAAAGCAATAATATCAGTTCCAAATTTGTGACCTccccaatttcaattttgattttctggggtaacagttttatctatattgatggttgtttatcattttgctgagAATTACAGAAAAAAACTTAATCCattattattgactaaaaaaggtattgagagtctttggaaacaaagttattaaaaatttcacatgTAACGGGCTAACGGCACATATGCTATCACAATATCGAAGGAATTTATCTTTATCAcgattcactttaaaatatatcaatttataatttttcaatatcctCAACATATGCCCATAGTTATATTTGAAAACGTCAGATTAACAATTCTTTTTCCTGGAAATAGCTAGACTGATATTGAAGTAGCAGGAAAAGTCACAGAATAACATTTGTTCAAGCATTAACTGGAGGTTAAATAAAAGTCTTACTGCCATgataatatatatcaaaatgaaactacaGACTCACGAGGTGCATCATAAAAGCGCGGCTCAAAGtcaaaatatcatttatattaATAGCGGTATCGTTTATCGGCCACTAGTTATCCGATATATCGATATCGGCATCAAAAATGGATATCGGTCAAGCTCTAATCCTATCCTCATCTTACTTACTTCAAGCAGCTTGAAATGTAGGCTACTTGTTCAGATGCACCACTGATTAAAGATACCATATTATCGAATGTCAATGCTGTATTTGTATAATCAGGAAGATCTGACGTGCTTGTATGTTTTTCGTGACATTCACGAATCTGTAACAAAGAGGCATCTTTTAGagataattcactatataaACTTAAAACCAACAGTGTATTCATGGTTTGGTTTTGGTATATTAATGTGTCTCCAAAGCCCAGTATTTATTGGCGAGTTTTCTATTGAAAATCTTTTTGGACTTAATCTGTAACAGGAGTAACAGGTTTTCAAGCAATGCGACAACTGCGTGCAATGCTTTAGAAACCTCACAATTTCAATTAGGAGTAAACCAACATAAGTTTGACTAATAAAGTTAAAGAGCACTTTAGAGTAAGCGTTTATTTCAACATCAAATCAACTTGGGAAACAAAAAGTCAGATTTCCATATGGGACAAAAGCAACATAAGCCATAAACATACCGCACTCAAAATTCTTTTTCTGGTCCCGTATGCAGGTATTCCTATTGTTTCCAACTCTTCCATAGTTAAGCATAATAACTGCTTAAAAGTAACATCTTGTTCCTGTaatagatataaaaaatattacgttACAATTACAGACTACAGTAACAAGCAGAAAAATAAGTGAAATTAATTACATTCGAATGGCTTGTGTGAGatattttggtaattcatattgTTATTCTGAGGTCCGGAAACATTGGACTGGACGACCCAATTTTCATACTTCGACCAGACcagtaaatacaaaaattaaaatttcagacAACATTAATTACACTCACTTTAAAAATTGGTATAAGTCTTGCCAGATCCAGTCCAAGCAGAAACAGTTCAAGTTGACCATATCTGGAAAATATCACAAGAAAATAAGTTCTAGACTTTTACACTGCACGAATCTTGGCCAATAGGTCGtggtcaaaatttttttcaaagtttttatgATAAGTCTGGACTTCTTTATAAGGCCAAAGTGAGGTTTACTGGGTAATTGAAGACAGAAACAGAAAGGTAATAATATTAAAGTGTCCACTGTCCATAGCTCCTGACAAGCCAAGCCAACTTCCattaaaaattccaaaatacgGTATCTTGAATGTTCTGCCACAAATATCCTCTATCAAGATGCTATTATTGCTGACAATGTAAGTTTAAAAGTTCAACTTGTTGGGTGGTCTTCcgtttatattaataaatttgaaaaattctgtCCCTATACACTGATCATGTCTAGGCTGATCATGTGAGTTGACTCACTGTCAACTATTAGGCTGATTTGAGTACTAATTTGCACACATCAAAACACAAGTAAATGTTCAAGCAAGTACATTCAGCTTTTCAGTTGGGTAGTCACCAAAGGTGCAATTCAGCCTTATCCAAAGCCACTCATGGTTTGTTCAATGAAAATAGTGAATGAAAAGCGCTACCCACAAAAtcgttcaaaaatattaaataacataAACCTACGTTTCATATGCCTGATCTTCCATTTTTTCACGAACAACCATAGCAGGTAGAATGCTGACAAGTTCTTCCTCTTCATCTTCAGCTACGAGTGTTTCTGCTACTTTGCCCTTCATCACATCACAGTTTTCTGTCTTTGAAATAGGTTGTTCAAGAAATCCAGATTCTTTTTCTACCAAGTCTACACCTGCCAGAACTATATTTCGCTTTATTTCATCATCGGCCACGTTGTCTAGAGTCGTATCAGATATCTCAACTGGATTTTTATTGCCAGCATTGAAAGTGGAAATTTCCAGAACATCATTCTGAGGACGAAGAGacggctgaaaaatattttcagccGTTGCTTCCATGCAATCCTCAGACAAATCAGCAGATTCATGTATTGGACTAATTTCTTCACTGATTTTATTACACATAGAAGACTTAGTAGTAATATATTCCTTCACACTCTCTGGCCACATTGCATAGCTATTACATGCAGAGTCCAGTGTTATTCCCAAatccaaaaataatttcaaaatatccagGTGTCCATACACAGCTGCCCAGTCTGCAGCAGACCATCCTTTTTCATCTTTCGTAAAAAGACTTTTCTGGTCAGTTATATGCTTGAGAAAAACCTGTACAACATTAGACAAACCACCACGGGCAGCGTACATCAAAGGCGTCCTTCCCTTCGAATCTGTAGAAGTTTCGTCAGCCCCCTCACCCAGCAAAAGTTCAACAATATTCTCGAGTCTATCATTTTTCTGTCTTATGTTGGATTTGCAAGCAGTATGCAGCGCAGTGACCCCTTCCCTATTGCTCAAGTTCACATTAGCATTATTGTCGATCAAAAAACGAACTATTTCAACTTGCGCAAAGTATGAAGCATACATCAATGCATTCCAATCTGAACTTAGAAATACATCAATGTCAGTTTGGTCTTGCGATAAAAGACTTACAGCCTTTAAATCACCGACTGTTACAGCAGTTTGTAAGTCATTTAAAGCCAATGTGTGGGGACCAGTTTTATGCTTCTGAGCACAAAACGGAATACTATTCCCAGGACTTGGAGAGGATATCTGGTAGTGTTTTTCAGGAGCGTTCTGAAACTTTGAATTATCACCATCCCCAAATTCAAATAAATCGTCATCATCAGAATCGAAATCACTGTCACCTGCAGGAACATACCGATACATGTTTCTGCAGTGTGCAAAATAAAGCAAGATCTTAAAATCTAGAAATGACAGACTGGTTTGATTGCTGTTGCAATTATATGTAGTCTATATATGCAATAtttctaaaaattgaaaaactgaaTTGATTCAttgggtaaaaaaaataaatacagtaattgGTAAGTAATCAAACCCTTCCAGCCCTTCAAATTCGGTGGTATTTGCAATTAAACAATTGTACAACTAAATTGCACAAAAAATACATCCAAGTAACAAGGAATAACCAAGATGCAGCGATCCTGCATCCAGTATAGTATTGAAAAAGATACTGGTATCTGTAATAAATCACCCGATGAGTATAACAGGTATTGATTGTAAATGAATAACATCTGAAAATAGTAGGGGGAACAGTAGGAGATGACAAAAAGTTGGGTTCCAGTTTAAAAATGGTGATTTTATGGTACTAATGAGTAATGACTGAATGAGATGTTGCATCATGAGATGTCGCACAGCTCAGCAGCTATATCTGTGTCAAAGCTAACTTGAGTACTGCAATGTAGATTATTCAAAtgttgaatatttaataaatatataataaacattGGAAGCAAAGTTGTTTCCATAGGAATATATTACTTAGTAGTATACGTACTTACGTACTAGTATTAGCCATGTTGATTCCaagaaaacaattaatttcAGCATATCTgtctattactgtattataggTTCGTatacatttattattatttgcgAGTCCATTTGGCATGATGTAAAATTCGTGATTGTTTACCGTTAATTGTtagtataagtatattttaatttacccacaaaaaatttaatttacacAAAACACAAATAATAAACACACAGTAGGTTGAGAAAATCGAGGAAACTAGCAaaacctttataaaggtttaatacatgtaaatatacatGCGCCAGTTTACCCACATTCAACACACAaacataaattcaaaataaaaaagacaaagACACGGACTGGTACCGTATTGTTCGGTCGTCAAACTTCAGAATTTGTGTAACATAAACACTCGGTGGGTGCCAATTAATAAAGGCTGACGGACAACTccaccgtagaaaatgccaaaagacggacaactcaccaggcctctaggtagtcgagttgtctctggtgagttgtccgtgtagtcgagttgtccgcctcccttAATAAATACACTTTGATTGTTATGAAACTGCCACCAATAAACAGTGCCGGTAAGTTCTAACATCACaaaccggtatgttagtcgttgtcACAAACTAACTGATTGTAGATTACATGCACCTTTCAGCTTTCGCGAACACGCCAAAACCAATTACCAACTAAATGGACCGCTGTGAAGCTAGTCGTAGGCgcggtggtgtggctcatcgtgataagcgttaggaatacgctcgccaccgcacctctaattactctgcgtgggttcgcaggttcgaatgacatgcgggatggttatgtgcgagagaattgctggactcctcgccgccgtagcccgtagggtggttcacgtaaccgctggtcggttacgacttgctccaccgtcaagtccatgcctcctaaaaacaagtaactaactaatggacatgaaatggtaaccggacgagaggccgtggttcgccatatgaataagccgtcttatcagctttcctctccccgggatgaaaatgtaaatcctatcctgtgTCCTgtccaacgac from the Styela clava chromosome 5, kaStyClav1.hap1.2, whole genome shotgun sequence genome contains:
- the LOC120344298 gene encoding ankyrin repeat, SAM and basic leucine zipper domain-containing protein 1-like, which codes for MYRYVPAGDSDFDSDDDDLFEFGDGDNSKFQNAPEKHYQISSPSPGNSIPFCAQKHKTGPHTLALNDLQTAVTVGDLKAVSLLSQDQTDIDVFLSSDWNALMYASYFAQVEIVRFLIDNNANVNLSNREGVTALHTACKSNIRQKNDRLENIVELLLGEGADETSTDSKGRTPLMYAARGGLSNVVQVFLKHITDQKSLFTKDEKGWSAADWAAVYGHLDILKLFLDLGITLDSACNSYAMWPESVKEYITTKSSMCNKISEEISPIHESADLSEDCMEATAENIFQPSLRPQNDVLEISTFNAGNKNPVEISDTTLDNVADDEIKRNIVLAGVDLVEKESGFLEQPISKTENCDVMKGKVAETLVAEDEEEELVSILPAMVVREKMEDQAYETYGQLELFLLGLDLARLIPIFKEQDVTFKQLLCLTMEELETIGIPAYGTRKRILSAIRECHEKHTSTSDLPDYTNTALTFDNMVSLISGASEQVAYISSCLKYIRHHIEMYPDAFYPQSNMTYDEPPLQSFSNKLEDMTQSMYDLCKSLKCVKMETEKIRKNTLQSDLITPGMEVGRPKIIYGRRSKIKICIGVSLICFLAFSIHNGMVK